The genomic DNA CTCCTGGCTTTATTCCATTTTTGCTTACAAACATTGGCTGGTAATCTCTTTATTTGCCTGATCTTTATTCCACCATGTATTTTACACACAGCTATAGTCACAGTTATTTGGAGATTTGTTAGTATTACTTTCtctaatacatttttctttatttgttattCTATAGTGAAAAGGAATACATGTATGTTTTTCTATCTCTGAAATGGTCTTTAGTTATACTGATATGGCTATCGGGGTAcgtaagacaaaaaaaagaaaagaaaaaaagaacttgGGAACTactgcattaaaataaaactttttaattgGGATAGCACACAGAAAATAATCTCTTTGTATTTCTCTTTTTTATGAAACCTTTTCTTTTGTGTATGAGACTTTGCCTATTCATGGTGTTCAGGATTTGGAAGTTTGGGTGATGTTGAATATGTTAAGCTGTAAGTCAGATGACAATTACATGTTATGCAGTGTTGATATACAGAACAAAGAAATCTTGAAGAGctttcttttctgctgctggcATCTTCATGCTGACTTTCCCTTAGGTTTCTGAGTAGCCTGAGGCACAGACCAGTCAGACTCCATTGCATATCATATGATCAAAACTCACACAGAGCTGGTAGAAGTGTCTCAGGTTTACTGAGTGAAGTGACTCACTGTGCAATATACTGTACATCTAGTGCTTAAGTGTCCTTCAGCTCCTAGCTGCTCAATGAACTCTCTCATAGATTTCTCATACAGTTTTAGTACatgtatttttacaaataaaccacCAATATGACAAGTTTAATAACTGCAAGAATAGAGAGTCATAGTTTCACGAACTGCCGGTGACAATGCAGCACCCACATCAGATATAGAGAAGTTTACTGGGTCATTTCCTTGGGACTGCTCTTATTTCACTGTGAAAATAGAAATGCGAAGTGTTGCCATTAGGGTTCTCAGAGATCAGACAAGTGAGAAGGGTGAGACTAATCGCTGCAGTATGCTAAGCATCTGGTGATAACTGCCCTAATTTGTGTTATCAGAGGAATTACATTCTCGTGCTTAGACCTACTGTGTGTACCAGACCTACTACAGAAGTATGTAAAaactatgttttattattattattataataatttttatacatttttttttacctgtgaaACGACCACTTTTCAGCTTTTTTCTGTAAATGATACCAGATGATTATACATTCTGTTCCATGCACTATGGCATAATACATTAACTAAGATAACaccaaaagataaaaaaaggcTTCATATAGGGTTAGGGACTTgaatatttgtttgtgtgttgaattttatattgttaaatgttttctcttttttttcctttttttctgaataacagtaatcagaatgaaagtttttcttgcaatttattttcattagaacaacatacatgtatttgtgtgtgtgtgtgtggttcagaagtttggggtcagtgcaattatttacaatttttcagaaattctcaccaaggctgcatttttttacatccaaaatatagtaaaacagatattatatatacatttatttattttgaaatacaatttatttctttgatggcaaagctgaattttccgcagCCATTACTCCTATCTTAAGTGTCACAATATCCTTCATAatttctttctaatatgctgattaggagctcaagaaaaatgtcttattatcagtgttgaaaacaattgcaCTGCTTtaaagttttgtcattttaatgcatccttgctgaaagggaagtaaaataaaataaatttgatcaCACAGTGTATGAGAATTGTACTGACAACGAACACCTGTGAATCACAGTGAAATAGTGTAACCATTTACACACTTCAGTAGTTTTTCATCACAGTTTTTCATTTGTCCTTTTGCAGGTGGCCAATCTCCTGCGTCTTTTCCAGATTCCTCAGATCAGTTATGCCTCCACCAGTGCAAAACTGAGCGACAAATCCCGTTATGATTACTTTGCCCGGACTGTACCCCCCGACTTCTACCAAGCTAAAGCTATAGCTGAGATCCTGCGCTATTTTAACTGGACTTACGTCTCCACGGTTGCCTCAGAGGGCGATTACGGCGAGACGGGTATCGACGCCTTTCAGCAAGAGGCCCGGGCCTTGCAAATCTGCATCGCTACGTCTGCCAAGGTCAGTCGCTCCATGGACCGCTACAGTTACGATGGAATAATCAGATCTCTGTTGCAGAAATCCAACGCTAAAGTAGTTATCCTCTTCACCAGAAGTGAAGACGCAAGAGAGCTCCTGGTTGCAGCGAAGCGCATGAACGTGTCCTTCATCTGGGTGGCCAGTGATGGTTGGGGGGCGCAAGAGAGTGTGGTTAGAGGGAGTGAAAATGTAGCGGATGGAGCTTTTACCATTGAGCTTGCATCTTATCTGATCCCTGAATTTGCAACATACTTCACAAACCTCAATCCTTACAACAACACACGTAACCCCTGGTTCAGAGAGTTCTGGGAAAATCGCTTTCAGTGCAGCCTGCATGACATTAATTGTGGGAAGCATTCTCTCCGGGATGGCAAATTCGAGCAGGAGTCCAAGATCATGTTTGTGGTGAATGCTGTCTTTGCTATGGCCCATGCTCTTCACAACATGAGGCAAGCAGTGTGCTCAAACTCCACCAAACTCTGCAGTGCCATGAAACCAGTCAATGGAAAAAAGCTGTACAAAGACTACATCCTGAAGACTAAATTTgacggtcagtttttttttttttaatatatattctgttattatttattaacctCTGTGTCATTCCAATTCCATAGAATTTTCTATGTAAAATGGTACATAATGTGAAATAATGAAAAGCAATACTATTATTTTGTGCAAAGAATGGACTAAAATGTAATGTTACTTAGCAAAATCTTCCATATAGAACAGATCAGGTAAACATCATAGTaaacagtgtgtgtatatatatatatatacagtcattcaATCATCTTGAATCCTGGCATATTGATTCACATTCACCCCATGGAATAATATTTGCACTCATCCAGTAGTTTAAATCTCAAAGCAAACACTGATTGAGCAGTATatcttcataaataaaaaaagtcaaagaaaTCAGTTTGAAAGATAAATGGATCTAAATTTTCCTCAGGGCAATACAGCTGCTGTAAAATAGATTACACTAATGCATGAATGCAATATATGACCTGCGTACAGACTAAGTGTTTTATTACATGCATTAGCCTCATTAGCCCCATGCTAACTTCTAAATGATTTAAACCAATACAAGCATGGATGTATATTAAATGTCTGTGCTGAGTGGTCAATTGCTCGTATTAGGGAACTAATGGGAATCTGTCAGGTTCCTATAGCTATTCTTTATCTATTTCTTAATCTTTTCGCCATCTGACTGCTTTTTCATGATGTTCCTCCAAGAATGCCAAATTACTTCATTGAAACCAGGCAATGTATCAACCTCCTGACCTCAATTATGTAAATGCACCATTCGCATCTGAGTCCATTGCATCTACAAACCTAATgtgaaatgtgcagggcaggacGCTGAAGAAAGCATGGTGGACTTACATAAGAAGGTCTTTCTGGGTTGTATATTTTCTGCTTACAAAGAAAAACATGTTGCTGCTGTAAAATATCTATTCATTTGTTGCCAAGAATGTAGATAAATTATGTTTATCACTTTATGTCCGTAGCTCCATTCCGCCCAGCTGATACTGAGAACAATGTTCACTTTGATGTTTATGGAGACAGTCTGGGCCGCTACAACATCTTCCATTATCACAAAGAGAATAACGAATATGTATATAGGAAAGTGGGATACTGGGCTCAGGATTTAACTCTGAACACAAGCCTGATTCCTTGGGAAAGCCAAGTGGTGCCCACATCCCAGTGCAGCGACCCATGtaggaaaaatgaaataaagagcATGCAGCCCGGTGATGTCTGCTGTTGGATTTGCATCCCCTGCCAGCCCTACCAATACCTTCTGGATGAATTCACCTGTGCGGATTGTAGCTTCGGACAGTGGCCTATGGACAATCTCACGGGGTGTTACAATTTACCCGAGGAGTACATTCATTGGGAGGACGCTTGGGCTATTGGGCCAGTCACCATTGCTTGCCTTGGCATGCTCTGCACACTCTTTGTCATTGGCCTCTTCTTAAAGAACAATGAGACACCGGTGGTGAAAGCTAGTGGACGTGAGCTCTCCTATATTCTTCTCATAGGTGTCCTACTTTGCTATTTCATGACCTTCATCTACATCAGCAAACCTTCTGCTGTAGTGTGCACGTTACGACGACTTGGCCTGGGAACTTCCTTCGCCGTTTGCTACTCCGCGTTGCTGACCAAGACCAACCGCATCGCTCGGATTTTCAACGGCGTTAAAGATGGAGCTCAAAGGCCAAGGTTCATCAGTCCAGCTTCGCAGGTGGCCATCTGTGCTGCTCTTATTTCCTGTCAGCTCCTGGTAGTGGTGGTCTGGCTTCTGGTTGAAGCTCCTGGGGTGAGAAAGGAGGTCAGTCCTGAAAGAAGAGACGTGGTGACATTGAAGTGCAACAGCAAGGACTCTAGCATGCTGATGTCTTTAACCTACAACTGTGTCCTCATCATCCTCTGTACCTTTTACGCCTTTAAGACTCGAAAGTGCCCAGAGAACTTCAATGAAGCCAAGTTCATTGGCTTCACCATGTACACCACGTGCATAATCTGGCTGGCTTTCCAGCCAATCTTCTATGTTACTGCCAGTGACTATAGGGTAAGTAAATATGAACGGTACAATGCATGGTACATATTGCACCAATACCTCACCAACAACACCCAATAGCTTGTCAACTTCTACGAAAATAATAGCCTCTAAATCAGGGCTTTATGTTAGCgtcaaaattaaatgtcattagcAGCCTACATCCATAATgagtgtaatttaatttaatttaataataaataatgatcaaatttaaaaaaaaaagaaattgagcCTTAAACATCTTACCATGTGTGTATACACATTAATATTGCACAATAAAACCAGCATGtcaaaaacaatcattttgaCAGTATCATTTAACGGTTTCCCTGAAAATGTCAGTTTGCTCAGCATAGTGGAGTTTTGGTTCTGCTCCCTCAGTGTTGATAATGAAAGCTTTCCCTGAGTGTTCTGTATAACAATGTGATTTCTTTGAGAAGTAAATCTTGTGCCGGGGGATATTACCGGCTCTCCTCTGGGAATGGATATCAGAGGGGCTGTTTCAAATCAAACTGCGCACACAATGACAGCATGGAATATGTTTCATCATTTAGATAATGAGCTTCTCTTATAACCCTTAATCACTTTCTGACATTGACTTTATCCTTTATTTTTAGCATATATACAATTTCCCTGAGAGCAAGAGTCTAAGAGTTTGcctgattaattttttttgttaccatACCTGCCAATTCAGATGGCAGATATGAAATCTCTTTGATCACCTGTCTTTTGCGCTGATGAAAGGAGAAGCTCACATTTCATGTTGCTCAAAAGCTGTTCAATGTAGAACAAAGAAAGTGGGGATATTTCATCCCAGCAAATGACTAGCCTATGAAAACATGCTATTCAATTGGTCTGAGTATCCTTCACTCAAGTGCCTCAGAACAAGAACTATTCAGTAAACACCTTTTTCActtttgaagaacatttttaCAGCCCTTTGACACatgcattacattaaaaaaatctaattaaaaatatcttaaggtTTATTTTCAGTTCTAATTAttatctaatattattattaatatttggttGGTTGAAATTGTACTTTAGTAAAAATCATGACTCAAAACTTCACAGTGGAGCACAaattacacacatatacatatcctTGCAAGAGAGCTCAGTACTTGTAAAGACAGTCAGCACTGCTGGTACTACAGCCACTATATTGTATTTGGATGCTTTAGTAAGCAAAAAGATGGACAGAAATGTGATCTTGTGATGTTAATGACTGTAGGAAGTTATATATCATCTATCAAGACAAAAAGAGACTAAAAGACATTGTGAAAGAAAAGGGAATATCCTTGCATTTTGATTGGACAGGGTGTCATTCTCTGTTCAGGGTTTCTGGgttttataaatgtgtgtgtgtgcaagtgtgatGTGTTAGAGCATGGGAGGATGATTCCCAGCTGGGGCCTGTGCTCAAAAAGCAAGGTGTGCCTTAGAGACAGAGACCTCgccacactcccacacacactctACAGCCTCATTATGCTCAAATATCATTTTACTTCTATCATCTTTGATTCTCATCTCCAAACTACAATATACAGAAACAAAAGCACACACTGCTTGTAAGATTAATATAATAAATCTTCAGAATCAGACTTACAACAAAAATGTGGAACCAAAATAAAATAGTGGGGCcaatacaaaaaaacattcaatgtGATATCCTATATGAAAACTGCATGTTTATAAAGAAAAGAGCATGCGTTGCTGGGAATGCATCTATAAGACCTTTCCAAGCAAAGCTCCCCTCTGAatgatgcattatttaaaagCACTTTGGTTTATGCAAGCGCATTGCTGCTTTCACAGAAACACTTTCAAATTTAtcgtattgaaaaaaaaaaaaaaagaatgagcaACTCTTTGTTTCTTTGGCATTGAGAGGAAAACTCTAATTCATAACAGCTGAACCCTGTattgcaatttatttaaaaagatcaTATTGAAGTTTCTTCAGTCTGTGACCCTGAGAGGGCTGTTGTTAACCATGTTTTGTGATCAAGTTCAGATCAAAACAAGCAGTAGCTAGCTGTTCAGTAAACTTCTGTATAATGAAAATCCTCCTGTTGCTCAACTCAAAGAGCATAGCAATGGCAAGGCCATGGGTTTGAAATCCAATACATatattactgatcaaaatgtatagcttgaatgcacttcgatttgaataaaagcatctgccaaattaaATGTACAACAATACAAGCCAACATCTCAGCTAAAATATTGAAAATCTTAGAAACAGTTCCTGTTTATTCACCCCCTTTGTCTTCAAAATGTTATCTGGCGATGCATGTCTCTAATGCCTGTATTAGTATGCATGAGGTTGCTCATACATGGCACTAAACCTGCTTTGCACATGGATATATCCTCTTAAGATAAATTTTCAGCTGCATAGGTTTTGGCAACACTTTTGAATTGAGTTCAATGGAAAAATAAATGCAATCCCATGTTAAGATCCCTGATGAATATGAATCAGTCCGGTGGTATCACTGTGTAAACGTAGAGGTGGTGTAACCACTTTTTTGTGTACTCTCTCAGGTGCAGACCACTACCATGTGCATCTCTGTGAGTCTGAGCGGTTCAGTAGTGCTGGGCTGCCTATTCGCTCCCAAGATCCACATCATCCTCTTTCAGCCCCAGAAGAACGTCACCACGCTCAGAGTGGCCACCACTCGATTCAGTGTGACCACTGGCCCTGGCTCCAGCTTCTCTCAAGGTACAGTATTGCTTATGATCTCAATCTTTAATACATCAGAACCATCAATATAAGCCACAGCAGCTGTTTAAATCTAACATATTGATTAACTGCTGTCACCCATATTGAAAAATATGGTTTGCCAATGTCTGAACCGCCATCAGAAATGAAAGATATTGATCAAAATATTCAGTGCTGTATGATGGCGGAGTAATATTGGAAAATAAACATAACGTATCATTGATTCTGTGAGTGCAGGTATTTGGCTTTATTGCATTGCACTGATACTTCTACTGTAGCACTGAAGCTGAAGCTTTGGATAGAGTACATATTGTATGTGAATCTCACGAAATGgttcaataaaatatttcaccTCAAAGtgacaaacaaattaaattattttatttattaattttttttttcattatgataCAGACAATTACTCTTATTACCATAatgcaaaaatacaaattctcCATAATGTACTGGGAAAATAATAattctacttttttttaaatggtacaaTCCTTAATATGCATCATGGGACATTTGTGGTACAGCTCTTAAGCAgtgctgcatttaaaaaaaaaaaaaaaaaaaaaaaaaaaaaattatatatatatatatttgtgatatatatatatttgtgatatatatatatatatatatatatatatttgtgatatatatatatatatatatatttgtgatatatatatatatatatatatatatttgtgatatatatatatatatatatatatatttgtgatatatatatatatatatatttgtgatatatatatatatatatatatttgtgatatatatatatatatatttgtgatatatatatatatatatatatatatatatatatatatatttgtggtatATATACCACAGTGATTTATGCTGTATTGCAGTAATAGATATGTAAGGAGGATTGAGAATGGAAATGAAAAAACAATAGTAACAATAGGAAAAATAGTTAattgtgttttagtttttttttttatcaaactgcaAAGTATGAAGCACCTCATATGTCGTATGGGGGAAAAAATCACCCACATACTTAAAAACATCAATTGAATGGCAATGGTAATAACTGTGATTTGCAGTTTACAATATCTTTGTGTTATTATGTCTTTACAGCCTCGGCCTCCAACACCGTGCCTACAGTATGTAATGGCAGAGAGGTAGTGGACTCAACAACATCCTCACTCTGAGAAACAGGATTCCTGTTTGATTGCCAAATGCGGTATACAGATAAATCTTATCTTCACTAGTCATGAAATCAAGTGTTTGCTAATGTTGAGGAGGCTATTCAGAATAACGAATGCCTGTTATGTTGTTCTCAACGTGCTGTGAGTACAATATCccattttgtttctctctctctttctctctctgactAGTTAGACAATATCAGTAGGATGCCAGTTTAAACTCTGTATACACGTTCTTTTTATGGAAACCATAATAAAGTATTGTTTGAGATATGGAGTTAAAATATAGTAAATCTGTTTAAAGTATTATATACAAGATGTTTTTATTGTAGATTTATGGTGATTCTGGTTTGTGCTTTCTtgtaatttatgtaaataaaatgtgttttatatcaaTACAAGCTCTCCTGGTTGATTTAACTTGTACAttggaaaaaaaattacacacatcAACTTTGAAGGGTTAAATATTTACACGAATGTTCATGGCATAGAATAAAAAGTTGTGCATTATCCCCATCTAGAGGATATAGTTACTCATTACATCAAATCGAGTGAGGTCAACTTTTATGTTAAATGCTAATTTTGGTGCACCGTGCACCGAGTGACCTTTTTATAATATAGGTGATATGCAAATGCAATAAATTATGCCCCAATTTAATTGTTTCATGAAGTAATTTAGCATGTTGGAAAATAAGTAAACcatcaagaaaaataaaaagacaattttTTGCAAATACTGCTATTACCGCACTGCATATTTAATGCACATACAGCAGTCTACTGAAGAAGAGTCATGTCTCATAGACAAAGTATCATATTTATATATCCTAAATCTTTAATAATCACAATGTTCACATATGTGGCCTATCACAGTCTGACTCGTGTTACAGAAAGGGTCAATTATATTCAACGAGTTGCACACTCAATCATTTGTGGCGAAATGACAAAAAGGAAATTGTCCTTTCAACCTGATACACTGATCTTTGCCATGGTTACATCTGCGGTCATTTTTTTTTGCCTCATTTATAACAGGGAAGCCTTCTGTTGAACTGTCCATATAACCCCATTGGAGgattgttttcttttaaactgtttttttaacTGCTTCTGTTTAAGCACTGCTTCCATTCAAGTCAATCAGCATTATACCTTACAGAGATAAGTTCGATGTTACTGAATTAACTGTAGTTTGTCATGATATACAGGTTCTAGTTTTGAAACAATTTGTaacaataaaatttaattgaacttgacaaataagtttttaaatagtttttgccCTTTGAGATACACCAGAACTAACGTTAATGTATAATATCAGATAAATTCAAAATATGCCTACTAATAAGGACAAgactaattgattgattgattgattgattgaacatCGTGAACATTTCGATCCCATGTCAAATtgtgtattttataaatgttgaatTTTATTCTAACTTCGGTGACGTATTTAGTTGCCATTAGAAtattagaaaattatatatatatatatctttcaacAGTACTGCAGTAACTATGGTATTTTGACGTAAACAACAGTTGCTGTGGTAAATTTTTGTTTCGCCCCGGCTGACCAACTGTTGTGACGTTGACGTAAACTCTCAGTTCAGAAACGCGGAAGTCAGGCAGCGGACAGTGCCGAAGTGTCAGAGTGAATCTGCAAACTTTGACTGCACAGTCACAGACGTTAGCAGGTAAGTATGATTCCATATGACTAATAATAAAATCGCCAGTCATTTTTAGCGGTCATATTGCTCTTGGCTGCGTTTACAAAAAGCATCGTAATCTTAAGTACATCGCAGACCCACAGAAACCTGCTTTTATTATGTCGATGATTGAAACCAATGGAGCTACGATCAACTTaggcttacaatgcttttgggaaactcagccACGTAGGCTATACGTTGCTAAAGCTTCAGCTGCAGGTGTGCATTAAGAACACTCAGTTTAGCTAACGTTATGACATAGCTCCTGACTTACCTCAATTATCAACACTTGCGATTTAACATTTATAGCATTATATCTTTACTCGTGAACATatttgggttttttttatttattttttttactaaacatcCCCG from Carassius carassius chromosome 17, fCarCar2.1, whole genome shotgun sequence includes the following:
- the LOC132160932 gene encoding metabotropic glutamate receptor 2-like gives rise to the protein MAQRSAHFRGHDPTWSLHLTLLLLLLARTPQALAVPGYNTDTSKKEIIMEGDLVIGGLFPVHQKGEGAQDCGRINAQRGIQRLEAMLLALDKINQDDQILPGVTLGAHILDTCSKDTYALEQSLEFVRASLTKVDDSEYTCPDGSYAIHDDVPLAISGVIGGSYSDVSIQVANLLRLFQIPQISYASTSAKLSDKSRYDYFARTVPPDFYQAKAIAEILRYFNWTYVSTVASEGDYGETGIDAFQQEARALQICIATSAKVSRSMDRYSYDGIIRSLLQKSNAKVVILFTRSEDARELLVAAKRMNVSFIWVASDGWGAQESVVRGSENVADGAFTIELASYLIPEFATYFTNLNPYNNTRNPWFREFWENRFQCSLHDINCGKHSLRDGKFEQESKIMFVVNAVFAMAHALHNMRQAVCSNSTKLCSAMKPVNGKKLYKDYILKTKFDAPFRPADTENNVHFDVYGDSLGRYNIFHYHKENNEYVYRKVGYWAQDLTLNTSLIPWESQVVPTSQCSDPCRKNEIKSMQPGDVCCWICIPCQPYQYLLDEFTCADCSFGQWPMDNLTGCYNLPEEYIHWEDAWAIGPVTIACLGMLCTLFVIGLFLKNNETPVVKASGRELSYILLIGVLLCYFMTFIYISKPSAVVCTLRRLGLGTSFAVCYSALLTKTNRIARIFNGVKDGAQRPRFISPASQVAICAALISCQLLVVVVWLLVEAPGVRKEVSPERRDVVTLKCNSKDSSMLMSLTYNCVLIILCTFYAFKTRKCPENFNEAKFIGFTMYTTCIIWLAFQPIFYVTASDYRVQTTTMCISVSLSGSVVLGCLFAPKIHIILFQPQKNVTTLRVATTRFSVTTGPGSSFSQASASNTVPTVCNGREVVDSTTSSL